A stretch of the Panicum virgatum strain AP13 chromosome 9N, P.virgatum_v5, whole genome shotgun sequence genome encodes the following:
- the LOC120687524 gene encoding uncharacterized protein LOC120687524 codes for MAVGFRRTLTSLASPKSVAPSFLLDCARPKKLSYLRVRSTSLPVRLHPLAAALHDAARALLAWADAPARTGPTWVADGAGRAGRVLAGLADLLHHPQARDALRRHPWTEQLLDDLLLLADLHGSFRESLVALRQLLAETHAALRRRDGTRLAAALRAQRRSAREVSRLASAARDLSHRAAPDDESDEATLADAFAAATAAVSAASSAVFAGVSTASAESAASAAPSPRTPTPYSPARAPASPMWLVTDLLRRRRAVSFEDSCNEEEEERKAAMGRVRGLEACVDAAEAACEELYRALVSARVSLLNLLTPTF; via the coding sequence ATGGCAGTCGGGTTCCGCCGGACGCTCACCTCGCTGGCGTCGCCCAAGTCGGTGGCGCCGTCGTTCCTGCTGGACTGCGCACGGCCCAAGAAGCTGTCGTACTTGCGGGTGCGGTCCACCAGCCTCCCCGTGCGCCTGCacccgctggcggcggcgctgcacgacgcggcgcgcgcgctgCTGGCGTGGGCCGACGCGCCCGCGCGGACGGGGCCCACGTGGGTCGccgacggcgccggccgcgcgggGCGCGTCCTGGCGGGGCTCGCGGACCTGCTCCACCACCCGCAGGCGCGCGACGCGCTCCGGCGGCACCCCTGGACGGAGCAGCTCCTcgacgacctcctcctcctggccGACCTCCACGGGAGCTTCCGCGAGTCGCTCGTCGCGCTCaggcagctcctcgccgagacgCACGCCGCGCTGCGCCGGCGCGACGggacccgcctcgccgccgcgctgcgggcgcagcggcggtcggcgcgGGAGGTGTCCCGCCTGGCGTCCGCCGCGCGGGACCTCTCCCACCGCGCGGCGCCCGACGACGAGTCCGACGAGGCCACGCTCGCCGACGCCTTCGCGGCTGCGACGGCCGCCGTGTccgcggcctcgtccgcggTCTTCGCCGGCGTGTCGACCGCGTCCGCCGAgtccgccgccagcgccgcgccgTCCCCGCGGACGCCGACGCCCTACTCCCCGGCCCGCGCGCCCGCCAGCCCGATGTGGCTGGTGACCGacctgctccggcggcggcgggccgtgtCGTTCGAGGACTCGTgcaacgaggaggaggaggagcggaagGCCGCCATGGGGAGGGTGCGCGGGCTCGAGGCGTGCGtcgacgccgccgaggccgcctgCGAGGAGCTGTACCGCGCGCTCGTGAGCGCCAGGGTCTCCCTGCTCAACCTGCTCACACCCACGTTCTAG